In Miscanthus floridulus cultivar M001 chromosome 5, ASM1932011v1, whole genome shotgun sequence, one genomic interval encodes:
- the LOC136454260 gene encoding uncharacterized protein, with protein MAGNVVVVEADPWDPSDVTEEMLQSLVDGGLLRPVTDSSRPEWIAPYGELEPRPRDDYVVSFVSFHERGLSVPAGRFMRALIAGGGGGGAAGPAEGRRGAGVRRGPSSADGYGCDATAAASAVAEEASPGSSAHWVAEAQAAIQRGAASARVNPQEPAAQGRVAEAAPKWSDGAIVPFVAEAPGASRAEAMGAPAPMTAEIAVSAAGASVSAEAIMTEAGAPETAEAVIVEAGAPEVTMAVVTAARPSVQEVEM; from the exons atggccggcaacgtcgttgttgtcgaggcggatccttgggatccgtcggatgtcactgaggagatgctccagtcgcttgtcgacggtggactcctccgcccggtgacagactctagtaggccggagtggattgctccatacgGCGAGCTGGAGCCAAGGCCCCGCGACgactacgtcgtgagcttcgtctccttccacgagcgcggccttaGCGTTCCGGCgggccggttcatgcgggcgctcat agccggtggcggtggaggcggcgccgccggccccgccgagggtcgaaggggcgccggggtccgccgAGGACCGTCcagcgccgatggatacggatgcgacgccactgccgccgcctccgccgttgcggaggag gcgagccccggctcctctgcccactgggtggcggaggcacaagccgccatccagcgCGGCGCGGCGTCAGCGAGGGTCAACCCACAGGAACCGGCTGCCCAGGGaagggttgccgaggcggcccctaaaTGGTCAGATGGGGccatcgtgccctttgttgccgaggctcccggggcctcTAGGGCTGAGGCGATGGGGGCCCCGGCGCCCATGACCGCTGAGATCGCAGTGTCCGCGGCCGGCGCTTCTGTGTCTGCCGAGGCCATAAtgacggaggccggagcccccgagaccgccgaggccgtgattgtagaggccggagcccccgaggtcaccatgGCCGTCGTGACGGCAgcgaggccgtctgtgcaggaggTGGAGAtgtag